The Clostridiales bacterium FE2011 sequence TCATACCGGCCTCAGAGCCAAGAACGGCAAGCCGGACAACGGGAAGGGGCTGATCATTGAACAGAACATACTGCGGGAATTCACGGACCAATGGATCCAGGAGATCCTTTCCGGCCTTGCTGACACCGCCGCCAAGGACAACGACTTCAGGATCCAGCAGATTAATAACGCTGGCTACAGCCTGGGCCAGGAAGCTGATATAACGCTGATAGACGGCAATGGCCGTTTCATCCTTTTCTTTTGAAGCATCGAAAACGGTTTTTGCTTCGATTTTGGAAGGATCTCCGCCTGCAATCGAAAGAATTTTTGATTCCGGATGTTCTGCCACAGCTTCACGCGCCATTCTGATCAGCGCAGTGGCGGAACAATAACGCTCAAGGCAGCCATGATTGCCGCAGGTGCAGGGAACACCGTCCAGATCAAGAATGACATGGCCCAGTTCACCGCCGATACCGTGGGCGCCCTTCCAGATCTGTCCGTTGATGATAATCCCGCTGCCGATGCCGGTACCGATGGTAATGAATACACTGGAAGAAGTACCGGCGCTGACACCGGCAACGCTCTCCGCCAGCGCGGCCACATTGGCATCATTGTCAATGAAAACAGGTTTATCCAGATAGCGCTGGAAAACTTCACGGAAAGGAACATGATTCCATCCCATATTGGTACATTTGATGATTTCGCCGGTTACAGAAGAAGCAATGCCGGGAATCCCGACACCGACAGATTCAATATCATCGGGGGAAAGCCCTGCTTTTTCAACCGTGGAAAGGACACAGTCCACAATCCTTTTCACCTGATCCTCAAACGGTATATCCGTCACCGTAGGGATGGAGCCTTCCTGGATAATCTGTATTTTTTCATCAACAATACCAATTTTGATTCCTGTGCCGCCGACATCAATACCAACCCTGATCATTTTGTTTTCCTGCCTCCTGTTAATCGTTTGTATCGTCCTGTAAAACGGAAAGAAGCTCCCGGGCCGCATTATAGCCTGTTCTCTTCAGGCTGAGGTTCCTTGCGGCCACCTCAACAATAATCGCAAGATTACGACCCGGTTTGATCGGCATCAGCTGGTGGGGAACGCGTACCCCCATGATCTCGATCTCATCATCCTGAAGCCCGATCCGGTCATAAGCCTTGTTTTCGTCCCAGGTTTCCAGCTCAATAATCAGATCAATGGACTTGCTGATCGCAACCGCACCGATGCCGTACATCGCCTTGATATCGATGACGCCGATACCCCTGATTTCCATCAGATGACGTATTTTTTCCGGACAGGTGCCGATGAGCCTGTCATCAGCAATCCTGCAGATATCCACCACGTCGTCCGCTACCAGCTGATGGCCGCGCTTGATCAGTTCAAGCGCCGCCTCACTTTTACCGACACCGCTTTTCCCGGAGAGGAATACGCCGACGCCGTATACGTCCACGAGGACTCCGTGACGCGTGATATGGGGCGCGAGACGCCGGTTGAGATAGTTAATGGCCATGGCCGTAAATTTACTGGTGACCATGGGACTTGAATAAACAGGTACGTCGTGCGCCCTGGCCGCGGCAATGAACTCCGAAGGGGGAGTCAGGCTCCGGCAGATAATAATGCAGGGAACCGGATAACTGAAGTATTTTTCCAGGATTTCCTTCCTGGCTTCCGAAGACTGTTTTTCCAGGTAAGCCATTTCCACCTTACCGATGAGCTGCGGGCGCTCAAAGGCGAAAAACTCATAAAATCCGCAGAATTGCATGCCGGGCCTGTTCAGATCGGGCGTACGGATATCCCATTCCGTCCTGGTAGACGGACTCAGGCATTCCAGGTGCAGGGCAGTTTCAAAATCCCTGGCAGAAATCATGAAAGCACCTCCGTGAGGATCTGTCACAATGAAAATCCAAACACACTGTCTGTTAATGACTTTCACAGACTATCATATCACAAAAACAGGACAGAATGTATATTTTTCAAAGAATTGTATCGTTATAAATAAACAAAATGAAATTATGTCAGAAGTCGATCAGCCGCGGAAATGCTCTGCCGCTTCCTTCTGGGCGGGAATGCAACTGACAAAGCGGTCCATGTACCGGTTAAAGCCTTCTTCATCGGCGGGATCGGGCGCAACGGTCATCTGCTTCATGCCGGCGAAGACACGATTCTGGAGATAATCTTCCAATGTTTCATCTGCATTCTTATAAACTAGGTAATCAGCGAGCAGCGCAATACCCCAGGCGCCGCCTTCACCGGCAGTCTCCATCACGGTAACCGGGGCATGAATAGCGGCGGCAAGATAGTTCTGGCCGACGCCCTCTGTTTTAAAGAGGCCGCCGTGACCATACACACAGTCAATGGCCACTTTCTCACGATTCATGATTTCCATACCGTATTTCAGCGTTTCCATGCTGGCATAAATCTGAGCGCGCATAAAATTGGCCAGATTCATGGAGGCATCCGGAAGCCTGAGGAACATGGGACGGCCTTCCGTGAGCCCTGTCACAGGTTCACCGGCAAGATAATTGAAGTTGACAAGGCCGCCGCAGTCGCGATCTGCCTCCAGGGATTTTTTGAAAAGTTTTGTAAAGGTTTCACCGGCATCTGTTTTGAGTCCCATCAGGTCTGCGAATTCCCGGAAGAGGGAAACCCAGGCGTTGATATCGCTGGTGCAGCTGTTGCAATGAACCATGCCCACCTGTTTACCGGCCGGAGTGGTAACAATATCGATTTCCGGGTACACTTTGCTCATCGGTTTTTCAAGAACGATCATGCTGAAGATGGAAGTACCGGCGCTGACATTGCCTGTTCTGGCCCGGACACTGTTTGTAGCGGCCATGCCGGTACCGGCATCACCCTCCGGAGGGCAGAGCGGACAGCCGGGTTCCAGATCTCCTTCAGGATCCAGAAGCGCAGCGCCCTTTTCAGTCAGATAACCGGCATTTTCGCCCGCGACAAGCACACGGGGAAGAATATCCGCCAGTTTCCAGGGGAACTTTTTATCGGCAATCAGCTTATCAAAAGCGCTGACCATGGACGCGTCATAGGTGCATGTATCGGAATCAATAGGCATCATACCGCTGGCATCGCCGACACCGAGCACTTTCTCGCCGGTGAGCAGATAATGAATCCAGCCGGCCAGCGTGGTCAGGAAGGTGATATCCTTCACATGGGATTCATCATTCAGGATCGCCTGGTAAAGATGGCTCAGGCTCCAGCGCTGCGGCATATTGAAAGAGAACAGATTTGTCAGTTCCTCCGCCGCCTGACCGGTAATGGTATTACGCCAGGTACGGAAAGGAACAAGCAGATTCATCCCGCTGTCAAAAGGAAGATATCCATGCATCATCGCGCTGATGCCCAGGCCGGCGATCTTCGTGAGTTTTATCTGATAACGGGTGAAAACGTCCTTTTTCAGATCAGCGTAGCTGGACTGCAGGCCGGAAAGGATCGCTTCCTCACTGTAAGTCCAGATTCCGTCCACATAACCGTTTTCCCACTCGTGGCTGCCGCTGGCAATCACCTCATGGTTACTGTTGATCAGAACGCTTTTGATGCGGGTGGAACCGAATTCGATACCCAGAATCGCTTTGCCGTTTTGAATCTGTTCAATACTCATTGTACATGCTCCTTTTGAATATATTCATATCCCATTTGACTGAATCGTATCACATTGATTTTACCCTGTAAAGGTGAAGATTATTGCGTTCCGGTTCATTCTTACATGACAGTATGAATCTTTTAATCTGATTTTCATATTCTTTTTGCCTGGTTTTCAGAACAGCTGATTAAATATGTGATATTATACCATTGCCGAAAGGAACGGCAGGAAAGGAGAGCATCAGATGGAAACTTACACCATCGAGGACATCGAACTGCTCAGGAAAAAAAGCGGTCTGAGTTATCAGGAAGCCGTCGCTCTGCTTGATTATCACAACGGAAATCTCGCAAGGGCTCTGATCGATCTTGAAAAAAGCGGCAGACTGAAAGAAGATAACACTGAGAAAGAAGGAACACGTACCATGAGCGAAACCGGAAAGAAGAATGACACCAAAGACAAGGCGCTGGGCTTCCTGCAGAAGCTGTACCGCAGCCGGGTCAAAATCCGCAAGGGCGATACCAGCATTGTGAACGTATCCGTTCTGTTTGCAGGACTGTGCCTGCTGCTTGCGCCGCATATGACCATCGCCGGCGTGATTGTATCAATGATCCTGGGCTATCAGTTTTCCTTTACGGGTATGGATCCCGAATTCTCCACAGACAGCCTGGAGAAAATGGTGAAAAACGCTGCCCAGAACGCAAAAACCTCCGTATCCAGCGTCGTTCACACCATCACAGAAGAGTCCAAGGGACATGCAGCCAAGACTTCCGCGGCTTCCCATCTCTTCAAGGAAGAGAAAACGCAGCCTGAAAAGAAGGAAGAAATCAAAATGGACGTTGATAAAGCTTCCGAAAGCTTAAAGCAGCAGGCCAAGGAAATTGAAGAAACCATGGATTCGTTCTTCAACAGCAATCCTGCCGCAGTGAACGCCCACAGCGCATACTCCGCAGCCACCTCCAGCGTACCGACGATCCAGGTTCCGGTTCAGACAGAAACCCGGGACGGCAACGTTGAAACAAACGATGATGAAGACGGATATTCTTCCGTTACCATCGGCTGATGATAAAGAGCAGAAACGGTAATCTGACAGGTTACCGTTTCTGATGCTATTCCGGAGCAGGGAAAGGACAGGATTCAGATGTCGAAGATACTCATTGTGGAAGATGAAAAGAAAATAGCCCGGTTTCTGGAGCTGGAGCTGAAACATGAAGGATATGACGTTATCACAGCGTTTGACGGCAGAAGCGGGCTTGATACCGCACTGGAGGAAAATCCCGATCTCCTGATCCTTGATCTTATGCTGCCGGAACTCAGCGGCATCGAAGTCTGCAGACGGCTGCGTCACACAAGCGACGTGCCGATCATCATGCTGACAGCCAAGGATGACGTATCCGACAAGGTGATGGGGCTGGATATGGGAGCGGACGACTATGTGACAAAACCCTTCGCCATTGAGGAACTACTGGCAAGAATCCGTGTCGCGCTGAAGAAAAATCGTATGCGGAATACGCCGGCAGTACCGGAAGATGACCACATCCTGAAAGCAGGCTGCATCAGCATCGATACAGCCTCCTGGCAGGTGAAAGTTAAGGGAGAGCAGGTATCGCTGACCAAAAAGGAATTCGACACCCTGAAATACCTGATGGAACACAAGGGAACAGCCGTTACCCGGGATAAACTGATGAACGAAGTATGGGGATACGACTACTTCGGAGACTCCAATATTGTCGACGTTTACATCCGTTACCTCCGGCACAAGATCGATGATCAGTTCAACATCAAGACCATCCATACCATTCGTTCCGTAGGATATTTATTCGATTATGAAGAAGAACAAGAATAAGAATAAAATCAAAAACAAAAAGACGAAACAGAAGGACGTCACGGAACGCGAACTTGTGCTGGCAAACAAGGTGAGCGGAAGCCTGCACGGCGGCGTCAGCCGGATCAGGCTGTCGTTGGCCTTCAGGATAGCCCTGCATTACTGTTTCCAGCTGTTCCGCAGTTTTATCCCTGTTGCGATCATTCTGTCCATTGTTTTCTGTTTCTGCATCGCCATTCCGGTTTCCCAGGAACTGAAGGAGCTGATTCCCGTTCGGGTCATTGAAGCGGAAAGGACTGAAACAGAGCAGGCGATAGAAGAACCTGCAGGGGAAGCCGAACCACAGACAGTAAGCAGGGGATACCTGACAGCGCAGATGACCGGGGAGCTTCCGGAAGAAGACTTCTTCCAGCGGCTTTCCCGTAATATGTCCCTCATGTTCGGCAGGATGTTCAGCCAGCAGCAGTTCCGTTTCTTTTATACGGAAAACAGCCGGAACTGGATAGTGACCCTGAATATCCATTACCTGTGGATCACCTGGATGCTCCTGATGGGCGGACTGCTGCTGTGCGACCTGTTCCGTATCATCTATTTCTTCCGGCACGACCAGAGACTGAACAAACGGGTGCTGGCCCCGATCCGCGATATTACTTCCATGGCGGAAACCCTGTCCGAAAGCAACCTTTCCAACCGCATCAATATTGCGGGAACCAAAAATGAACTGAAAGACCTGGCAACGGTCATCAACAGGATGCTGGACCGGATTGAACGCAGCTATAACAGCCAGAAACAATTCGTTTCCGACGCCAGCCATGAGCTGAGAACGCCCATCTCGGTTATCCGTGGATATACGGACATGCTGAAACGCTGGGGCAAGGACGATCCGGAAATCCTGGATGAAGGGATAACCGCCATCTCCCAGGAAACAGAAAGCATGAAGGATCTGGTGGAAAGCCTCCTGTTCCTGGCACGGCATGACAAGAAAACTCTGATGATGGAAATGTCTTCCTTTGACCCGACAGAACTGATCCGGGAAATTCAAAAGGAAGAAACCATGGTTCATACCGGATATCATTTTGATACAACGCGGATGGATCCCCTTACAATCACCGCGGACAGAAATATGATGAAACAAGTGCTGCGGATCCTTTGCGACAACGCGGTCAAGTATTCCGCGCCAGGTTCAACGGTAACGCTGTCCTGTACGAACGAGCAGGGCGGTAACTGCTGCCTGTCGGTGAAGGACGAAGGGCAAGGTATTTCACAGGAAGAGCTGCCGAAGATCTTTGAACGTTTCTACAGGAGTGATAAGGCAAGGCAGTCGGAAACCGGCGGACACGGCCTGGGGCTGAGCATTGCGAGAATCATTGTAGTCGCACATAAAGGAAAGCTCCGGGTTCGTTCAAAACCCGGATGCGGTTCCATCTTTTCCATTATACTTCCGAAGGGCACAGACAAGGAATAAACTGGTTATTTTACATATCTGTTCACAGGCTTGGGAGCGCGCATTTTATGCCCGCTCCTTTTTTTCCTGGAAATAACCAGGAACGCAATGATGCCAATCAGCACCAGCGGCGGTCCGAACAGAATGAGCACGAACTCGAAATTGAAAGGCGGAAAGGGATTGGGATCAGCATAGGTTTCCGCAATGATTTCATCGATTGTTTTGGGGGCGTTGTCCCGCTTTTCAACGGAACGGGAAGACGTCAGCGAATAGACAAAAGGTTCTCCCTTATCATTGTACCAGGTCATGGTGCCGATTTCTTCACCGGCCTGGATAGGCGCCTGGAGATCACCCCTGAAATCAAAAGCCACGTAATCCCGCAGATTGTCCGCCATGCGATTGACGTCGGACTGCGTTGTAACGATCTGGGCATTTTCCCCGACAGGGGAACAGACCAGTGTGATCTCTCCGTTATCCGGATCAGACGTGGAGTAATTGGAGGTCGGCAGTTTAATAGGTCTCATGTTGTAAAGATCCACCGGAGTAACGCTTACATACTGGCTGAAACCGTAATTCATGAGCTTGATGGTATCTGCCCAGCGTGCTTTTCTGCCGGTAAACATAACGACCGAAATCAGATCCACCCCGTCCTTGGAAGCGGCACCCGCAAAACAGTATCCGGAATGTGAATGGGAACCGGTTTTGATACCGGTTGCATATTCATAATAATACTGATTCGGGTTTTCCTCACTGCCCGTGAGCATGTATTCCGTTTTTGTGGTAATGGTACGGGCACGCTGTTTGTTGGTGCGGGGAAGCTGATAGGAAGTGGTGCCGACGATCTCACGGAAGGTTTCGTTTTTCATGGCTTCCCGTGCAATCACAGCCATATCCCGGGCGGTTGAATAATGATTGTCATCATGATAACCGTGGGGATTGACAAAGTGTGTGCTGATGCAGCCCAGGGTCTCGGCTGTCCTGTTCATCAGATCCACAAAGCGGGGAATATCTCCGGATACAGCCTCAGCAATCACATTGGCTCCGTCATTGGCTGAAAGCAGCATAGTGCCGTAAATGACGTCAATCAGTCGAATTTCCTCATCCACTTTCAGATACATGGTGGAGGAATCCGGAGGCACATTGACTGCCGTTTGGGAAACGGTGACAGTCTCATTCAGATCATCCACAAACATCAGTGCTATCAGAACTGTAAGGATTTTGGTCATGGAGGCGGGATAGCGCCGCTCATCGGCATCCTTCTCAAAAATGACCTCTCCCTTATCCTGTGTCATCAGGACAGCAGAAAGGGCATAAAGCTGATCAGGGGACAGGTTTTCAGGATGTTCCTTATCATATTCGGGGGCATCAGGGGAAAGGGTCGGCTGAGGAATCGGCTCTGCCGTGGGCGTCGGATCCTTGCTTTTGGCCGCAAAGGAAACGGAGACAGAGGTAAAAAGCATAATCATAACCAGCAAAAATGCTGTTACTCTTTTCAAATGCTCCACCTCACTTCAATCAAAACATTCACAGAATCAGAACCTGTTACGCGGCGGGAACCGCAGCCGGTACAGCAAAAGCCGGCACAATGGAATTACCGCTCAGCTGCAGGAAAAGGAAGACTATACCGATAATCGCAAGATACAGCGCAAACCAGGAAAGCGGTATTTTCGTAATAACCTTCAGCATAAAACGGATAGCGGCATATCCCACAATGGCAGCCACCAGAATACCGACCAGTGCGGGCACCAGTGAAATCTCGCTGAGATAGCCTTCCTCAAGCGCGTCTTTTCCTTCCATCAGAAGGGATCCGACAATCGCGGGAGCGCTCATCATAAAAGAGAACCTGGCACCCGTATTCTTGTCCAGGCCGGTTGATACGCCGCCAAGGATCGTAGAACCGCTCCGGGAAATACCGGGCGTCATGCCGATTCCCTGGAACAAACCCATGACAACAGCCTGCAGAATGCCGACTTTTCCGCTGCCATTCTTCTGGCGGACGGCAATCCGGTCACAGATAATCAGGAAAAGGGCAGTGATCAGGAAAGACGTGCCGAGGAACCAGCCGCTGTCAAAAACAGCAAAACCGTTAACGGCGGGGAAGGCTTTTTTAGCGGCAAAATATACGCCAAGCGTCGGCAGGGAAGCAATCACAAGAAGCAGAAGCGTTTTGTTGCGTACAGGATGGAGGATCATATCCAGCCATTCTTTCCTGAAAACAATCAGCACAGGCACCAGCGTACCGACATGGAGCAGAATGTCGAGCATCTTCATCGCGGGAGTATCCGTCTGGATACCGAAGAAAATACGGGCAAGCAGCAAATGCCCGCTGGAAGAGATGGGCAGGAATTCTCCAAGTCCCTGTATTAATCCAAGAAGAGCACTGTGCAGAACAGACATCAGGACATACCTCCAACATGATGATTTATGTATTTTATCATATCCGATCCGGTTTGGAAAGATTGACCGGTCTTCCGTCTCTTGACTGTTTATCCTACAACGGATATAATTTTTTGCCGGAAAGTTCATAAATATACCTATTTATAAGGAGAGTAGCCAAATATATGAAACTCGGAGTTGTCGGTCTTCCGAACGTCGGAAAAAGCACGCTGTTCAATGCGATCACAAACGCTGGAGCACAGGCTGAAAACTATCCTTTCTGCACCATCGAACCCAACACTGGTGTGGTGCTTGTGCCTGATCACCGGCTGAATGTGCTCGCCGATATGTATCATCCGAAGAAGGTTACTCCCACCACAATTGAATTTGTGGATATCGCCGGTTTGGTGAAAGGCGCCAGCCGCGGCGAAGGGCTGGGAAACAAATTCCTTTCACACATCCGGGAAGTGGACGCAATCGTCCATGTTGTCCGCTGCTTTGATGATGACAACATCATCCATGTAGACGGTTCCGTCGATCCTGTAAGGGATATTGAAACCATTAACCTTGAACTGATTTTTGCCGATATGGAAACCGTCCAGAAGCGTAAGGACAAGGCCGAAAAAAGTTTCCGCGGCGGGGATAAAAAAGCCGGAGCAGAAGCGGAACTGGCTGACCGTCTCTATGCTCATCTGGAATCCGGAAAACCGGCTCGTACGCTTGAATGCACAGATGATGAGAAAGCGATTCTCCAGAGCTGGTTCCTGCTGACCACAAAGCCGGTGATTTACGCAGCGAATATTTCAGAGGACGATCTCGGAAAAGACGATTCAGAAATCGATTATGTGAACCAGGTGCGGAAGACCGCGGCGGCCGAAAATGCCGAGGTCATCGTGATTTCCGCTGCCATTGAGCAGGATATCGCCTCCATGAATCCGGAAGAAAAAAGCGAATTCCTGAGCGAGCTCGGCATCGGCCAGAGCGGCCTGGACCGGCTGATTACGGCCAGCTACCGCCTGCTGGGTCTGATTTCCTTCCTGACAGCAGGAGAAGATGAATGCAGGGCATGGACCATTGTGAACGGAACGAAGGCACCCCAGGCCGCAGGTAAAATCCATACCGATTTCGAAAAGGGTTTCATCCGCGCAGAAATCGTTCCCTTCGATACGCTGGCAGAGCTCGGCAGTATGGCCGCCTGCAAGGAAAAAGGCCTTGTTCGCAGTGAAGGCAAGGATTACGTCATGAAGGACGGGGATATCACCCTGTTCCGCTTTAATGTCTGACAGAGAGGAAATGAATTCGCCATGTCCCGAGTACAGTATTTCTTTAACCGCCTGAAAAAGATGGACTGGAAAGCCATGTGGAAAACCACCGGACTGCTGAAAAAGCGCAGCGGAAAGGGAAGGCTCTGGCTTCTGACCGATATGCTGCGCTGCGGCATCAAATACAACGCAGGCTACATTGACTACAAAATCGCCCAGATGTACAAGCTGAACGACGAGCAGCGCAAAACCGTCATTACACGCGGTATCTCCAACAATATCGTCCGGAGGATGAATCCGAAAGAATACTGGCATACTTTTGACGATAAAACTGAATTCAATACTTTCTTTAAAGAATGGATCCCCCGGAAATGGATCCGCATTGACGACAATACCTCCACAGAGGAGCTGTACGCGCTCTGCCGTAATTTTGACGCGCTGATCGGCAAACCGCTGGAAGGATCCAGCGGCGTCGGAATCCAGAAATACACGTCCGAAGACTGGAAGGACGGCCCGGAAGCCTTCCTTGCGCGGCTGAAAAAGGACGGAATCGGTATCCTGGAAGAAATCGTCAGGCAGCATCCGAAGATGGCGGCCCTTTGCCCCACATCCGTCAATACCTGCCGGATCGCTACGCTGCTTGGTGATAAACAGCAGGGCATTGTATATGCATTCCTGCGCATCGGCAACGGAAAAGTGATGGATAATGTTGACTGCGGCGGCATGGCCTCCAGGATTAATATTGATACCGGCAGGCTGAGTACCGTAGGCGCGGATAAGCAGGGCAATACGTTCATCAAACATCCCATGACTGATACCAGCATAATTGGATTTCAGATTCCCTACTGGGAAGAAGCGAAGAAAATGTGCATGGATGCAGCGCAGAAAATACCCCAGATGCGTTTTATTGCCTGGGATGTGGCCATTACGGAGAACGGGCCCACTTTTATCGAAGGAAACAGTTTCCCGTCTCACGCGATTCCGCAGTTTGCAGCCCATTATCCTGACGGAATCGGCATCCTGCCCGAATTCGAAAAATTCATTGATCTGTAAGGAAAAATATCTCTTGCAAGATCTTTACATTTATGTTATTATATTTGTCGTTATGCGGACGGTCCTCTGTCCGGAAACATATGATTCATCCGTTCGGATGAACCGCCGGGTCATGAACGTCTATGAGGGAAGGAGGCACAAACCATGAACGAAATTATCCGCTCCATCGAAGCAAAACAGATCCGCAGCGATCTGCCCCAGATCAACGTCGGTGATACCGTACGCGTATGGGTGAAGGTTGTTGAAGGCAACCGTGAACGTCTGCAGGCTTTCGAAGGCACTGTTATCGCCAAGCGCAATGGCGGCATCCGTGAAACATTTACGGTTCGCCGTGTGTCCTATGGCATTGGTGTTGAACGTACTTTCCCGATCAATTCTCCCCGTGTGGACCATGTTGAAATGATCCGTCACGGTAAGGTTCGCCGCGCCAAGCTGTACTATCTGCGCGATCGTCAGGGCAAGGCAGCCAAGATTAAGGAAGTCAAACGCGTCTGATTTGTGCGAAAAAACTGCTGCATGATGCAGCAGTTTTTTTATATCCTGATATATTGAGATAGCCGGAAGGAATCATACTGTATATTGTGGAATATATATAAATTGGATATTTATGAATCGGAGGATCATAGAATGAGGGACAGAACGGAAGCAGCGGCGAAAGCGAAGGAGCTTGTCAGCCGTATGACACTGGAGGAGAAAGCTTCTCAGCTGAAATATGACGCGCCTTCCATCGACAGGCTCGGTATTCCTGCATACAACTGGTGGAATGAAGTGCTGCACGGTGTGGCACGGGCAGGTACTGCCACCGTATTCCCTCAGGCGATCGGCCTGGCCGCCATGTTTGACGAAGATATGCAGGAGAAAATTGCCGGTATTATCTCTGATGAAGCACGTGCCAAATTCAACGGACAAAGCCGTCACGGTGACAGGGATATTTACAAGGGCCTGACTGTCTGGAGCCCGAACATCAATATTTTCCGTGACCCGCGCTGGGGCAGGGGCCATGAAACATACGGAGAAGACCCGTATCTCACCAGCCGTCTGGGTATCCGTTTTATCCGGGGACTTCAGGGAAAAGGAAAATACCTGAAAACCGCCGCCTGCAGCAAACACTTCGCCGTTCATTCCGGTCCGGAAGCCCTGCGGCATCAGTTTGACGCCCGCGTCAATCCCAAGGACCTGAATGAAACCTACCTGCCCGCCTTTAAAGCTACCGTTCAGGAAGGCGAGGTTGAGTCTGTCATGGGCGCCTATAACCGGGTGAACGGGGAACCGGCCTGCGGCAGTGAAACCCTGCTGAAAAAGACCCTGCGTGAAAAATGGGGTTTTAAAGGCCATGTTGTCAGCGACTGCTGGGCAATCAGGGATTTTCATGTCAATCACAAAGTAACGGCTACAGCACCGGAAAGCGCCGCGCTGGCGCTGAAAAACGGCTGTGACCTGAACTGCGGCAATACCTATCTGCATATCCTGGAAGCGCTGCAGGAAGGACTGATCACCGAAGAAGAAATCACGACCGCCTGTGAGCGGCTGTTTACGACCCGGTTTATGCTCGGCCTGTTTGCAGATGACTGTGAATACGATAACATTCCCGTTACAGACAACGATACTGACGAACATGCCGCCCTGGCCCTGGAAGCTGCCGAGAAGAGCATGGTATTGCTTGAAAACGACGGCATCCTGCCGCTGGATCCCGACAGAATCAGGACCATCGCAGTGATCGGCCCCAATGCGGACAGCATTCCCGCACTGGAAGGCAATTACAACGGAACCAGCAGCCGGTATGTAACTTTCCTTGAAGGCCTCCGCCGGTATGCTGAAAAGCATGGCATCCGCGTGCTGTACAGCCTGGGCTGCCACCTGTTCAAAGACCGCACCTCCGGCCTGGCACAGGCTGATGACCGGCTTGCTGAAGCTGCCATGTACGCGGAAGCGGCAGATGTGA is a genomic window containing:
- a CDS encoding D-alanyl-D-alanine carboxypeptidase, translating into MIMLFTSVSVSFAAKSKDPTPTAEPIPQPTLSPDAPEYDKEHPENLSPDQLYALSAVLMTQDKGEVIFEKDADERRYPASMTKILTVLIALMFVDDLNETVTVSQTAVNVPPDSSTMYLKVDEEIRLIDVIYGTMLLSANDGANVIAEAVSGDIPRFVDLMNRTAETLGCISTHFVNPHGYHDDNHYSTARDMAVIAREAMKNETFREIVGTTSYQLPRTNKQRARTITTKTEYMLTGSEENPNQYYYEYATGIKTGSHSHSGYCFAGAASKDGVDLISVVMFTGRKARWADTIKLMNYGFSQYVSVTPVDLYNMRPIKLPTSNYSTSDPDNGEITLVCSPVGENAQIVTTQSDVNRMADNLRDYVAFDFRGDLQAPIQAGEEIGTMTWYNDKGEPFVYSLTSSRSVEKRDNAPKTIDEIIAETYADPNPFPPFNFEFVLILFGPPLVLIGIIAFLVISRKKRSGHKMRAPKPVNRYVK
- a CDS encoding undecaprenyl-diphosphate phosphatase, coding for MSVLHSALLGLIQGLGEFLPISSSGHLLLARIFFGIQTDTPAMKMLDILLHVGTLVPVLIVFRKEWLDMILHPVRNKTLLLLVIASLPTLGVYFAAKKAFPAVNGFAVFDSGWFLGTSFLITALFLIICDRIAVRQKNGSGKVGILQAVVMGLFQGIGMTPGISRSGSTILGGVSTGLDKNTGARFSFMMSAPAIVGSLLMEGKDALEEGYLSEISLVPALVGILVAAIVGYAAIRFMLKVITKIPLSWFALYLAIIGIVFLFLQLSGNSIVPAFAVPAAVPAA
- the ychF gene encoding redox-regulated ATPase YchF, which encodes MKLGVVGLPNVGKSTLFNAITNAGAQAENYPFCTIEPNTGVVLVPDHRLNVLADMYHPKKVTPTTIEFVDIAGLVKGASRGEGLGNKFLSHIREVDAIVHVVRCFDDDNIIHVDGSVDPVRDIETINLELIFADMETVQKRKDKAEKSFRGGDKKAGAEAELADRLYAHLESGKPARTLECTDDEKAILQSWFLLTTKPVIYAANISEDDLGKDDSEIDYVNQVRKTAAAENAEVIVISAAIEQDIASMNPEEKSEFLSELGIGQSGLDRLITASYRLLGLISFLTAGEDECRAWTIVNGTKAPQAAGKIHTDFEKGFIRAEIVPFDTLAELGSMAACKEKGLVRSEGKDYVMKDGDITLFRFNV
- the rplS gene encoding 50S ribosomal protein L19 — translated: MNEIIRSIEAKQIRSDLPQINVGDTVRVWVKVVEGNRERLQAFEGTVIAKRNGGIRETFTVRRVSYGIGVERTFPINSPRVDHVEMIRHGKVRRAKLYYLRDRQGKAAKIKEVKRV
- a CDS encoding glycoside hydrolase family 3 C-terminal domain-containing protein — encoded protein: MRDRTEAAAKAKELVSRMTLEEKASQLKYDAPSIDRLGIPAYNWWNEVLHGVARAGTATVFPQAIGLAAMFDEDMQEKIAGIISDEARAKFNGQSRHGDRDIYKGLTVWSPNINIFRDPRWGRGHETYGEDPYLTSRLGIRFIRGLQGKGKYLKTAACSKHFAVHSGPEALRHQFDARVNPKDLNETYLPAFKATVQEGEVESVMGAYNRVNGEPACGSETLLKKTLREKWGFKGHVVSDCWAIRDFHVNHKVTATAPESAALALKNGCDLNCGNTYLHILEALQEGLITEEEITTACERLFTTRFMLGLFADDCEYDNIPVTDNDTDEHAALALEAAEKSMVLLENDGILPLDPDRIRTIAVIGPNADSIPALEGNYNGTSSRYVTFLEGLRRYAEKHGIRVLYSLGCHLFKDRTSGLAQADDRLAEAAMYAEAADVTIACVGLDAGLEGEEGDTGNEYFSGDKKDLLIPESQRRLLDVLEKSAKKLVTVVTAGSSLNVPGGNAKVFTWYPGQAGGTALAELLFGEKNFSGHLPLTFYRDISDLPDFEDYSMDNRTYRYFTGKALYPFGYGLSYTSYQVLSASITGNEVTAEITNNGKMDGDALVQIYVECDSPFAPVHPRLCGFRRISLKAGETGTVSVPLDPLTYTVIDSEGERIPVEHCALYVGVCQPDEQSIEMTGSKPVVIRK